One genomic region from Haloarcula taiwanensis encodes:
- a CDS encoding secretion system protein — translation MTAQAAAETAPEVPAPTPPDDADAWYAPDVREQDEVYPGVVVTVRRGANRFRYDVRDPVLSASEANALSTVEAHFAGANIERPRTREGAVERMNGGFDAKHRRVIDRLIDASPASRRRIEYHALSSLACFDELTPYALDSRIDVADVTDDGVVVHTDDYAPAETDLGADPAYLNRFASERVERHTVRFQGFEIPVVVYREHLLGADPFTTKYAVREPDLLPGDEQLIEVCKERVWETGVNGVVEDRVEFVRERARSLLARQLTVRNTTEWVDAARYRLRSALAELDLAVPPVDHRFADDRLDDLLYYVLRDLVGYGKLTVPIRDHTLEDIEANRVDERVKVLPRADLGHDGRVPTNLAFDSEAAFVNVVTQLAADDGVELNASNPSAKVNIDPDGDGLHDTDDTIRCAVALPTISEGGPHISIRKQSSDAMTPVDLVQRDSLPTELVALLWLLYESHGVVLFSGPTGAGKTTLMNAHMPFIPYRDRPISIDEGSREVRIPHETGVSLTTRDHERDHRRVTMADLMTQCNYLNPDVEVIAEINTAASFETFAETLNTGHGVIGTTHADDIESLVNRVIEKGVPTYLLEEIDLVVFPRHVDGERYVGDVVEFVDDPSVAEGGNDRSGTIHKDGTTIHWNSVCWRRPDGTFEFGYDHPQFGDDRRQVDTGIFDRLSDLRDKPVSAVEDAFHRRHRYVQYLVQEGLTDFDDLFSVLADLETNEAATVERLRRQTGTPNNPHLEVGTGDD, via the coding sequence ATGACCGCACAGGCTGCCGCGGAGACCGCGCCGGAGGTCCCCGCACCGACGCCACCGGATGACGCCGACGCCTGGTACGCGCCGGACGTTCGTGAGCAAGACGAGGTGTATCCGGGCGTCGTCGTGACCGTTCGACGAGGTGCAAATAGGTTCCGGTACGATGTCCGTGATCCCGTGCTCTCAGCGTCAGAAGCTAACGCACTGTCGACTGTCGAGGCGCACTTCGCAGGTGCGAATATCGAGCGGCCACGGACGCGTGAGGGGGCGGTGGAGCGAATGAACGGGGGGTTCGATGCGAAACACCGCCGGGTCATCGACCGATTGATCGACGCGTCGCCGGCGAGCCGCCGCCGAATCGAGTACCACGCGCTCTCGTCGCTGGCGTGTTTCGACGAGCTGACTCCGTACGCGCTGGATTCCCGTATCGACGTCGCTGACGTGACTGACGACGGTGTCGTCGTCCATACCGATGATTACGCCCCGGCCGAGACCGACCTCGGAGCGGACCCGGCGTATCTCAATCGGTTCGCGAGCGAGCGTGTCGAGCGCCACACTGTCCGGTTTCAGGGGTTCGAGATTCCGGTCGTCGTCTACCGCGAGCATCTCCTCGGTGCCGACCCGTTCACGACGAAGTACGCGGTTCGAGAGCCGGACCTGCTCCCCGGCGACGAACAACTCATCGAGGTATGCAAGGAGCGTGTCTGGGAGACCGGCGTCAACGGCGTCGTCGAAGACCGCGTCGAGTTCGTCCGAGAACGCGCTCGCTCGTTACTGGCTCGGCAGCTAACCGTCCGTAACACGACCGAGTGGGTCGACGCCGCCCGCTACCGACTCCGGTCGGCGCTGGCCGAACTCGATCTGGCTGTCCCGCCGGTTGACCACCGGTTCGCCGACGACCGCCTCGACGACCTGCTGTACTACGTACTTCGGGATCTAGTCGGCTACGGGAAACTCACTGTCCCGATTCGGGACCACACGCTCGAAGACATTGAGGCGAACCGGGTCGACGAGCGCGTGAAGGTCCTCCCACGCGCCGATCTCGGCCACGACGGCCGGGTACCGACCAATCTCGCCTTCGACTCCGAGGCGGCCTTCGTCAACGTCGTCACGCAGTTGGCCGCTGATGACGGTGTTGAACTCAACGCCTCGAATCCGAGCGCGAAAGTCAATATCGACCCTGATGGGGACGGTCTCCACGACACCGACGACACCATCCGCTGTGCCGTTGCTCTACCGACTATCAGCGAAGGCGGGCCCCACATCTCTATTCGAAAACAGTCGAGCGATGCGATGACACCGGTCGATCTGGTCCAGCGTGATTCGCTGCCGACGGAACTGGTCGCGCTGCTGTGGCTCCTGTATGAATCCCACGGCGTCGTCCTCTTCTCGGGGCCAACCGGGGCCGGCAAAACGACCCTCATGAACGCCCATATGCCCTTTATCCCGTATCGGGACCGCCCCATCAGTATCGACGAAGGGTCGCGTGAGGTCCGGATTCCCCACGAGACAGGCGTTTCGCTCACCACTCGGGACCACGAGCGGGACCACCGCCGCGTGACGATGGCCGATCTGATGACACAGTGCAATTATCTGAACCCAGATGTCGAGGTCATCGCCGAAATCAACACGGCCGCGTCGTTCGAGACCTTCGCTGAGACGCTCAACACAGGTCACGGCGTTATCGGGACGACCCACGCTGACGACATTGAGTCGCTGGTCAACCGCGTTATCGAGAAGGGCGTGCCGACCTATCTGCTCGAAGAGATAGATCTCGTCGTATTCCCTCGGCACGTCGATGGGGAGCGCTACGTCGGTGACGTCGTCGAGTTCGTTGACGACCCGTCCGTCGCCGAAGGTGGGAACGACCGGAGTGGGACGATACACAAGGACGGGACGACAATCCACTGGAACAGCGTCTGCTGGCGGCGGCCCGACGGGACCTTCGAATTCGGCTATGACCACCCGCAATTCGGCGATGACCGGCGGCAGGTCGACACTGGTATCTTCGACCGGCTCTCGGACCTCCGTGACAAACCGGTCTCAGCCGTCGAGGACGCGTTTCACCGTCGTCACCGGTACGTCCAGTACCTCGTTCAGGAGGGCCTGACTGACTTCGACGACCTGTTCAGCGTGCTAGCCGACCTAGAGACGAACGAGGCAGCGACCGTCGAGCGACTGCGGCGACAGACTGGTACCCCAAACAATCCGCACCTGGAGGTCGGTACGGGTGACGACTGA
- a CDS encoding helix-turn-helix domain-containing protein, with protein sequence MAIVAEILLADETLPLVGVADSVPSGELSISNAVGLEDGKLLLTVSVDADSRDAFERELDAQPQITDAAEIGQTANGWFYKIVVDNASSLVASHDPAEFEGVAMDATVTGEGIREQKVFSDYDAFSALQDRCAVNDIPLELLNIASDPENPGERDQFGLTDRQYRAISVALSAGYYDSPRRCSTAELADKLDVSAAAASDLLRRAEKQLISSTVGPDQFRNALAQ encoded by the coding sequence ATGGCTATCGTTGCTGAAATCCTCCTCGCCGACGAAACCCTTCCGCTGGTCGGCGTGGCGGACTCGGTTCCGAGCGGCGAACTTTCGATTTCGAACGCCGTCGGCCTCGAAGACGGAAAGCTGCTGCTGACGGTTAGCGTCGACGCTGACTCCCGCGACGCGTTTGAACGAGAACTGGACGCCCAGCCACAGATCACTGATGCGGCGGAGATTGGACAGACGGCCAACGGCTGGTTCTACAAGATTGTCGTCGACAACGCGTCGAGTCTTGTTGCATCTCACGACCCGGCGGAGTTCGAGGGCGTTGCGATGGACGCGACGGTCACCGGCGAGGGGATACGTGAACAGAAGGTGTTCTCCGACTACGACGCGTTCAGTGCGCTACAGGACCGGTGTGCGGTCAACGACATCCCGCTCGAACTGCTGAACATCGCTTCAGACCCCGAGAACCCCGGCGAGCGCGACCAGTTTGGACTCACTGACAGGCAGTATCGAGCGATATCCGTCGCCCTCTCTGCGGGGTATTACGATTCGCCACGTCGGTGCTCGACGGCGGAACTCGCCGACAAACTCGATGTGTCAGCCGCCGCGGCGTCTGATCTCTTGCGCCGAGCCGAAAAACAGCTCATCAGTTCGACGGTCGGCCCCGACCAGTTCCGGAACGCGCTCGCGCAGTAG
- a CDS encoding oxidoreductase, which yields MTDKSETDDDQNTQRLAGDVAIVTGASSGIGEATAEALADAGASVTLAARRADELEALADRIESSGGEALVVPTDVTEEDDIDSLVEATTDEYGRIDILVNNAGVMLLEPLERADRSNLRQMVEVNLLGLMNLTHAVLPVMQEQESGHIVNVSSVAGRRASADSSGYNATKFGVNAFTEAVRQEVTTQGIRTTVIEPGAVDTELATHVPDEQVLERFAEMDLPMLHPDDIARGIVYATSQPARVDVNELLIRPTGQDI from the coding sequence ATGACAGATAAATCTGAGACAGACGACGACCAGAACACACAGCGACTTGCAGGCGACGTTGCGATTGTAACGGGCGCATCATCGGGAATCGGTGAGGCAACCGCCGAAGCGCTCGCTGATGCGGGCGCAAGTGTCACACTCGCAGCTCGGCGCGCTGACGAACTGGAAGCGCTCGCGGACCGGATCGAGTCATCTGGTGGGGAGGCGCTTGTTGTACCGACGGACGTTACCGAGGAAGACGACATCGACTCGCTGGTCGAGGCGACGACCGACGAGTACGGTCGCATCGACATCCTCGTCAACAACGCCGGCGTGATGCTGCTCGAACCGCTGGAACGGGCAGACCGGTCGAACCTCAGGCAGATGGTCGAGGTGAACCTGCTCGGGCTGATGAACCTCACCCACGCGGTGCTCCCGGTCATGCAAGAGCAGGAAAGCGGCCACATCGTCAACGTCTCCTCCGTCGCGGGACGCCGCGCGTCGGCCGATTCGAGCGGCTACAACGCGACGAAGTTCGGGGTGAACGCGTTCACTGAGGCAGTCCGGCAGGAAGTAACGACACAGGGCATCCGGACGACAGTTATTGAACCGGGTGCCGTCGATACGGAACTCGCGACACACGTCCCGGACGAGCAGGTGCTTGAGCGGTTCGCGGAGATGGATCTTCCGATGCTCCACCCCGACGATATCGCTCGCGGCATCGTGTACGCGACGAGCCAGCCCGCCCGCGTGGACGTGAACGAACTCCTGATCAGGCCGACCGGCCAGGATATCTGA
- a CDS encoding glycerol-3-phosphate dehydrogenase: MAIETDVLVVGGGATGAGVARDLALRGVDVTLVERNGLTSGTSGRSHGLLHSGARYAEADRVGAEECIAENRILKEIAGACIRDTGGLFVQLAADDPDYFEAKRAACAEVGIPVETLDADAARERVPDLAPDVERAFEVPDAVIYPSRLVAANAADARDHGATIHPHAPVEDVLVENGHVVGVQVGGTADDSIEADYVVNATGAWAGEFAAMAGLNVEMQPTRGVMVSVEYDALGPVLNRCRDPDDGDIVVPHENEAVLGTTSVPVRDPDEYETEQWEIEESIEECAAMLPPVADAPEVRTWWGVRPLYAPDEAERGRGISRGFFLLDHADDGVDNMASIVGGKLTTYRQMAEATADRVCDNLGVDAACRTADQTLPGVDDPKQLDALVAEFDGQGPTDQDVVGST; this comes from the coding sequence ATGGCAATTGAGACGGATGTCCTTGTCGTCGGTGGTGGCGCGACCGGCGCTGGCGTCGCTCGTGACCTCGCACTCCGTGGCGTCGACGTGACGCTCGTCGAGCGCAACGGGCTGACAAGCGGTACCTCCGGGCGCTCGCACGGACTGTTACACAGCGGAGCCCGCTACGCCGAGGCCGACCGGGTCGGTGCCGAGGAGTGCATCGCCGAAAACCGGATACTCAAGGAGATCGCCGGAGCCTGCATCCGTGACACCGGCGGGTTGTTCGTCCAGCTCGCCGCGGACGACCCCGACTACTTCGAGGCCAAGCGGGCGGCCTGTGCGGAGGTCGGTATCCCCGTCGAGACGCTGGACGCCGATGCGGCCCGCGAGCGAGTGCCTGACCTCGCGCCCGACGTTGAGCGCGCGTTCGAAGTCCCGGACGCCGTCATTTATCCGTCGCGGCTCGTCGCCGCAAACGCCGCAGACGCGCGCGACCACGGTGCAACGATACACCCACACGCACCCGTCGAAGACGTCCTCGTCGAGAACGGGCACGTGGTCGGCGTGCAGGTCGGCGGGACAGCCGACGACAGTATCGAGGCCGACTACGTCGTCAATGCGACCGGGGCCTGGGCTGGCGAGTTTGCCGCGATGGCCGGCCTCAACGTCGAGATGCAACCGACGCGAGGGGTGATGGTCTCAGTCGAGTACGACGCCCTCGGGCCGGTACTCAACCGCTGTCGGGACCCCGACGACGGCGACATCGTCGTGCCACACGAGAACGAGGCCGTCCTCGGAACGACGAGCGTGCCCGTCCGCGACCCGGACGAGTACGAGACGGAGCAGTGGGAGATCGAGGAGAGCATCGAGGAGTGTGCGGCGATGCTGCCGCCAGTTGCAGACGCACCCGAGGTCCGGACCTGGTGGGGCGTCCGACCGCTGTACGCGCCAGACGAGGCGGAGCGCGGCCGCGGTATCTCGCGGGGCTTCTTCCTGCTCGACCATGCCGACGACGGCGTCGACAACATGGCGAGTATCGTCGGCGGCAAGCTGACCACCTATCGGCAGATGGCCGAGGCGACCGCCGACCGCGTCTGTGACAACCTCGGCGTTGACGCTGCCTGTCGGACTGCGGACCAGACGCTCCCGGGCGTCGACGACCCGAAACAACTGGACGCGCTCGTGGCCGAGTTCGACGGTCAGGGCCCGACTGACCAAGACGTGGTCGGGTCGACGTAA
- a CDS encoding initiation factor 2B encodes MINETVRQIKEMETQSSSIAAVKAANALRELTDRECHTVEDFLRVVERNSSALQRANRSHAPLYTTQQRIVTDLKDADLDSVPAAKERLRDTIDDVVTEIETSKDRAAERAATLIDDGDVLVTHENSSTVMATLMTALDDGKEFHLYAGESRPHFLGRRTARQLADRDGADVTLIVDGATGHYLSEADRVFVGMNCLIDDVVYNRIGTLPLAATANELDVPVTVVGTSSKFIGSGFSFRNTFRQGSDVMLEPPEGFDIGNPGYDATPTRLLDTVVTEDGILQF; translated from the coding sequence ATGATAAACGAGACCGTGCGGCAGATCAAGGAGATGGAGACACAGAGCTCCTCGATTGCCGCCGTGAAAGCTGCCAACGCGCTCCGGGAACTGACAGACCGCGAGTGCCACACGGTCGAGGACTTTCTCCGTGTCGTCGAGCGCAACAGCAGCGCACTCCAGCGGGCGAACCGCTCGCATGCGCCGCTGTACACGACACAGCAACGCATCGTGACGGATCTGAAAGACGCCGACCTCGACTCGGTCCCGGCGGCCAAGGAACGACTGCGTGACACAATCGACGATGTCGTCACGGAAATCGAGACCAGCAAGGACCGTGCGGCAGAACGGGCGGCGACGCTCATCGACGACGGCGACGTGCTGGTGACACACGAGAACTCCTCGACAGTGATGGCGACGCTCATGACAGCGCTGGACGACGGCAAGGAGTTCCACCTGTACGCGGGCGAGTCCCGGCCGCATTTCCTGGGCCGTCGAACCGCCCGTCAGCTGGCCGACCGGGACGGGGCCGACGTGACGCTTATCGTCGACGGTGCGACGGGCCACTACCTCTCGGAGGCCGACCGCGTCTTCGTCGGCATGAACTGCCTCATCGACGACGTGGTGTACAACCGTATCGGGACGTTGCCGCTGGCCGCGACGGCCAACGAGCTTGACGTTCCCGTGACCGTCGTCGGGACATCGTCGAAGTTCATCGGGAGCGGCTTCAGCTTCCGGAACACGTTCCGGCAGGGGTCGGACGTGATGCTCGAACCGCCGGAGGGGTTCGATATCGGCAATCCGGGCTACGACGCGACGCCGACCCGCCTGCTCGATACGGTCGTCACTGAAGACGGTATCCTGCAGTTCTGA
- a CDS encoding 4-alpha-glucanotransferase: MQFERQSGVFLHLTSLPGPHGIGDLGSGARAFVDFLDRADQSLWQFCPLGPTASIHGNSPYQSSSAFAGNPLLIDLRDLVDRGYLTADEVEPPGDFSQQQVNYDRVTEFTERRLRTAYENFDESAAEADRNAFAEFCEREAGWVDDYALFTALKTEFDDAGWMDWPDDIRTREPAAMERYQEELADDIRYHKFVQWCFDSQWEALAEYAAERDIGLVGDLPIYVGLDSADVWAYPEVFRLDDDHYPAEVAGVPPNPGDDGQRWGNPVYDWETLRANDYGWWVDRFERLFDLVDIARIDHFKGFDEFWSIPAEADDPAAGQWRDGPGAHFFETVRDRLGELPFFVEDLGFLDESIVALRDQFGFPGMRVPQYADWCEEGHMYQPMHYPESAVGYTSTHDTDTIVGYYRGLSDRQRDCLHYNLGTDGDEINWDLIEAVWNSNAVVAMTTMQDLLGLGSDARFNVPGTATGNWQWRVTDAALDADVAERLRRVTDRTIR, encoded by the coding sequence ATGCAATTCGAACGGCAGAGTGGCGTGTTTCTCCATCTGACGTCGCTCCCGGGGCCACACGGTATCGGTGACCTCGGTTCCGGCGCGCGGGCGTTCGTCGACTTCCTCGACCGGGCGGACCAGTCGCTGTGGCAGTTCTGCCCCCTCGGTCCCACGGCGAGCATCCACGGGAACTCCCCGTACCAGTCGTCGTCCGCCTTCGCCGGCAACCCGCTGCTCATCGACCTCCGTGACCTCGTCGACCGCGGCTATCTCACCGCGGACGAGGTCGAACCGCCGGGTGACTTCTCGCAACAGCAGGTCAACTACGACCGCGTGACCGAGTTTACGGAGCGCCGGCTCCGGACCGCCTACGAGAACTTCGACGAGAGCGCGGCCGAAGCCGACCGGAACGCTTTCGCCGAGTTCTGTGAGCGCGAGGCCGGCTGGGTCGACGACTATGCGCTGTTTACGGCGCTGAAAACCGAGTTCGATGACGCCGGCTGGATGGACTGGCCGGACGACATCAGAACGCGCGAGCCAGCGGCCATGGAGCGATATCAGGAGGAACTGGCCGATGACATCCGCTACCACAAGTTCGTTCAGTGGTGCTTCGACAGCCAATGGGAGGCGCTGGCCGAGTACGCGGCCGAGCGGGACATCGGTCTCGTTGGCGACCTCCCCATCTACGTGGGCCTCGACTCGGCGGATGTCTGGGCATACCCCGAGGTGTTCCGACTCGACGACGACCACTACCCCGCGGAGGTGGCCGGTGTCCCGCCCAATCCCGGCGACGACGGCCAGCGGTGGGGGAACCCGGTGTACGACTGGGAGACACTCCGTGCGAACGACTACGGCTGGTGGGTTGACCGGTTCGAGCGGCTGTTCGACCTTGTCGACATCGCCCGCATCGACCACTTCAAAGGCTTCGACGAGTTCTGGTCGATTCCGGCCGAGGCGGACGACCCGGCCGCCGGCCAGTGGCGCGACGGCCCCGGGGCGCACTTCTTCGAGACAGTCAGAGACCGACTCGGCGAACTCCCGTTTTTCGTCGAGGACCTGGGCTTTCTCGACGAGAGCATCGTCGCGCTCCGGGACCAGTTCGGCTTCCCCGGGATGCGCGTGCCGCAGTACGCCGACTGGTGCGAGGAGGGGCATATGTACCAGCCGATGCACTACCCGGAGTCGGCCGTCGGCTACACGTCGACCCACGACACCGACACTATCGTCGGCTACTACCGCGGGCTTTCCGACCGCCAGCGCGACTGCCTCCACTACAACCTCGGCACTGATGGAGACGAAATCAACTGGGATCTCATCGAGGCGGTGTGGAACTCGAACGCGGTTGTCGCGATGACGACCATGCAGGACCTGCTCGGTCTCGGTAGTGACGCCCGATTCAACGTCCCCGGCACGGCAACCGGGAACTGGCAGTGGCGGGTGACCGATGCGGCGCTCGACGCTGATGTTGCTGAGCGACTTCGCAGGGTCACCGACAGGACGATCCGTTGA
- a CDS encoding glycosyl transferase family 1 — MPPNVLMLGWGFPPNITGGLDTAIGELFEQLEPRDDIEFELVLPAEYAPPDRDGIHGVPTGSGDIITRIGRLAGEFADEAADADIIHTNDWFGYNPGSRAKSAHDVEWISTFHSLSADRNVTPPQREVETEQRVANRTDHLLAVSKFTQRRIREQYDADSTVIYNGFSSVEPTGRDIKAELGIDGKMLFFVGRHTDQKGLSYLLYALSKLGRDDVSLVLGGSGHLTEQLERFAELLGIEDRVYFPGYLPQSELGDYYNSADLFVSPSLAEPFGITIVEALSVGTRVVACESGAAELLNEDCVIEVEPDSDSIAEGIEHALSLSTPIEYDVRTWGEVADEHVEFYHEVLNEA, encoded by the coding sequence ATGCCACCGAACGTTCTGATGCTTGGCTGGGGGTTCCCACCCAACATCACCGGCGGGCTTGATACCGCTATCGGGGAGCTGTTCGAACAGCTCGAACCGAGAGACGACATCGAGTTCGAGCTGGTGTTGCCCGCGGAGTACGCGCCGCCGGACCGCGACGGCATCCACGGCGTGCCGACAGGCAGCGGCGACATCATCACCCGTATTGGCCGGCTAGCTGGAGAGTTCGCCGACGAAGCGGCCGACGCGGACATCATCCACACGAACGACTGGTTCGGTTACAATCCCGGGTCGCGGGCCAAATCGGCCCACGATGTCGAGTGGATCTCGACGTTCCACTCGCTGTCAGCGGACCGTAACGTGACGCCGCCACAGCGGGAAGTCGAGACGGAACAGCGGGTCGCGAACCGAACGGACCACCTACTCGCGGTGAGTAAGTTCACGCAACGCCGGATCCGTGAGCAGTACGACGCCGACTCGACAGTCATCTACAACGGGTTCTCGTCGGTAGAGCCGACGGGCCGGGACATCAAGGCGGAACTCGGTATCGACGGGAAGATGCTGTTTTTCGTCGGGCGACACACCGACCAGAAGGGGCTGTCGTACCTGCTGTACGCGCTCTCGAAGCTCGGCCGGGACGACGTGAGCCTCGTACTCGGCGGCTCAGGGCACCTCACCGAACAGCTCGAACGGTTCGCGGAGCTACTGGGAATCGAAGACCGTGTCTACTTCCCGGGGTATCTCCCACAGTCAGAGCTCGGGGACTACTACAACAGCGCGGACCTGTTCGTCTCACCGTCACTTGCAGAGCCGTTCGGAATCACCATCGTCGAAGCGCTGTCGGTCGGGACGCGCGTCGTCGCCTGCGAGAGCGGAGCCGCAGAACTCCTCAACGAGGACTGTGTCATCGAGGTCGAACCCGATTCGGACTCCATCGCCGAGGGGATCGAACACGCCCTATCGCTGTCGACGCCCATCGAGTACGACGTCCGAACCTGGGGCGAAGTCGCTGACGAACACGTCGAGTTCTACCACGAGGTTCTAAACGAGGCCTGA
- a CDS encoding glucose-1-phosphate thymidylyltransferase encodes MDAIVLAGGYATRLWPITRRRPKMLLPVGETTVIDGVLQSLEADDRIGTTYLSTNEAFADEFEAHIDERGYEKVQLSVESTEDEDEKFGVVGALAQLIEREGIDDDLFIIGGDNLIGFDPSEFLDFFEDRDGPALAAYDVGSREKAKSYGLVELDGERVVDFQEKPDNPKSTLVSIACYAFPADSLRFEEYLSGDNNPDEPGWYIDWLQQQEPVSAFTFDDVWFDIGTPESYFETVEWKLDGGSLIHPDATVENSEIGTTVHVMAGAEVTDSSLDRTIVFPDAEVNDCDLDETILGEDVTVEGYNMSGSLIINR; translated from the coding sequence ATGGACGCGATTGTTCTAGCTGGCGGCTACGCCACACGGCTGTGGCCGATCACGCGGCGTCGACCGAAGATGCTACTCCCGGTTGGTGAGACGACCGTCATCGACGGTGTCTTGCAGTCGCTCGAAGCTGACGACCGTATCGGGACGACGTATCTGAGTACGAATGAGGCCTTCGCCGACGAGTTCGAAGCCCATATCGACGAGAGGGGCTACGAAAAGGTCCAACTCTCCGTCGAGAGCACGGAAGACGAAGACGAGAAGTTCGGCGTCGTCGGCGCGCTCGCGCAACTGATCGAGCGCGAGGGCATCGACGACGACCTGTTCATCATCGGCGGCGACAACCTCATCGGCTTCGACCCCTCGGAGTTCCTCGACTTCTTCGAGGACCGCGACGGGCCGGCACTCGCTGCCTACGACGTGGGTTCGCGGGAGAAAGCCAAGTCATACGGGCTCGTCGAACTCGACGGCGAACGCGTCGTCGACTTCCAGGAGAAGCCTGACAACCCCAAGAGCACGCTTGTATCGATTGCCTGCTACGCCTTCCCGGCCGACTCGCTCCGCTTCGAGGAGTACCTCTCTGGCGACAACAACCCCGACGAACCGGGCTGGTACATCGACTGGCTGCAACAGCAGGAACCGGTGTCCGCGTTCACGTTTGACGATGTCTGGTTCGACATCGGGACACCTGAGTCGTATTTCGAGACCGTCGAGTGGAAACTCGACGGCGGGTCGCTCATCCACCCCGACGCGACCGTCGAGAACTCTGAGATTGGGACCACTGTCCACGTGATGGCCGGGGCGGAAGTGACTGACAGCAGCCTCGACCGGACCATCGTCTTCCCCGACGCCGAGGTCAACGACTGCGACCTCGACGAGACGATTCTCGGTGAGGATGTCACCGTTGAGGGGTACAACATGTCGGGGTCGCTCATCATCAACCGCTGA